In Octopus sinensis linkage group LG6, ASM634580v1, whole genome shotgun sequence, the sequence ttctttttctttttcttttaaactttttaacagtctattttcctcttttttgtaTGAAACAAATTTTACTCACTCgcttttaaatgttcataaagTGTTTCAAATCATCTAATTCCATGACAGGTGGGAGCTCGTCAAACTCGACTTCAACCCCCAGTGGGTCCACGTAACTTCCAAACATTTCTCTCAATTTCTCAAAACTCTCTCTATCTATGACTATTCCTTTAGCCTTTTCCGGGTATTTTCCTGGCGGCAGCCTTACTCTTATTACCGATTTACATTTTACaatctttttctctatttctataCTTTTGGTATACGTGaccaaatgccacttatatctcttCCTTTTCACTTCTGTTTGCTTCCGCTCCCATCCTGATCTGTCTGGGCATGCAGAAACatcataacctatttctttactacccacaaggggctaaacatagaggggacaaacaaggacagacaaacagattaagtcaattatatcgaccccagtgcgtaactggtacttaatttatcgaccccgaaaggatgaaaggcaaagtcgacctcgatggaatttgaacccagaacgtagcggcagatgaaatactgcaaagcatttcacccagcgtgctaacgtttctgccagctcgccgaaacATCATAACCAACATCATAAACGCTTCCTCTTTTCATCTGTTGTAatgctgtttctttctgtgtgccTTCTttcaatactgcttctgttggtgCTTCGCacctatttctcttttcttctgtcTCCTTCTCTTTTAACCTTTTTTCACTGTCTGGGGGAGAGCTCACccattcctttctcttcctcctgtTTACTACTGTGACGGATTCCTCcactctatctgtctcttttattGGTACTACCTCTTCGGTATTgccttcttcatttttcttctcctcttcgtTTTCCTTCTCAGGACATCTTGCTTTCATGTGCCCCTTTTTGCCACATAGGAAGCATGTTGGTGGTCTTCCTTCTACTGTTATTCGAAGTCTGGTATCTTCCAGAAGTATTATTTCCTCCATTATACTATGCAAGTCCTCCAAGGATAATTGCATGGTCATTTCAAGGCCATAGCACCACCAattgaatggggaaagcttggtctgcaatgtttgcagtcgtatatgcttgtcaagagcagggctcattagccaccaacagagccgcaaatgcaaaatataagttagtcctagagcgcacaatgttcctaaaggtcagcaatggtcttcctcggtcacgagtggacggccatcatcatatatatatatatatatgtatatatatatatatatatgtgtgtgtgtgtgtgtgtacttatatttatattctcttatacatattgtacttattgtatcatattactcctttatgtacactccttcatgtacactgttttaccctgcattattatgttcaaccttatagtttcttatgtggtggtttaataaagtatgtgattgagtattatctggtaatcgatatttgatttagatgtatttctccattttcttattttgtattttacctttgcccatataatacagtaaatgaattaattgcacgcaaatcttagcatttatgtattaactttgttgggtacttaaCTAGCGGtagattggatatatgttatcccatggagggttgcatttacaacccctatctcaatttgtatatatatatatatatatatatatatatatgattttgattttgatttttccagtttcagctaatgagctgtggccatgctgtggcaccgccatatatatatatatatatatatatatacatacatacatatatatatatataatatatatatatatatatatatatatatatatatatatatatatatataatacaaataagaaaatggagaaacaatttagtttgttcatcaactttcggatattagaatattgaattatttattcatttaacaaaatgagaaccttaatagcatacatatatatcgtataattcaatacatatgagataagaatacaaattatgaaaattataaaaatcataatataaattattgaaattattaaaatcactccttacagctatatatatatatatatatatatatatatatatatatatatatatatatatatatatatatatatatacttatatgcatacatatatatacacatgttttatCACATGACAGGAACAtatgacatttatatatgcattagacacacatacacaaatgtatatatatagagaggtacacacatgtatatatatatagatgtatgtacatatacttatgtatatatatgtatatatatt encodes:
- the LOC118764025 gene encoding uncharacterized protein LOC118764025 gives rise to the protein MTMQLSLEDLHSIMEEIILLEDTRLRITVEGRPPTCFLCGKKGHMKARCPEKENEEEKKNEEGNTEEVVPIKETDRVEESVTVVNRRKRKEWVSSPPDSEKRLKEKETEEKRNRCEAPTEAVLKEGTQKETALQQMKRGSVYDVGYDVSACPDRSGWERKQTEVKRKRYKWHLVTYTKSIEIEKKIVKCKSVIRVRLPPGKYPEKAKGIVIDRESFEKLREMFGSYVDPLGVEVEFDELPPVMELDDLKHFMNI